One part of the Candidatus Obscuribacterales bacterium genome encodes these proteins:
- a CDS encoding DUF6464 family protein, translated as MEQDSLPTEIILSHSHETLECVILEGHPQPGSCLEVAGKTYTVLERRHRYHLRDGRYQLHTIVLSVQASPRPDEKSWVNGRWTLGDATCRFHAGSELVRCAVSPSGPCHGCRFYEPAIGQS; from the coding sequence ATGGAGCAAGACTCTCTGCCCACAGAGATCATTCTGAGTCATTCCCACGAAACCCTAGAGTGTGTGATCTTAGAGGGACATCCTCAGCCTGGCTCATGCCTAGAAGTAGCAGGGAAAACCTACACCGTATTAGAGCGACGGCATCGCTACCATCTGCGAGACGGGCGATATCAGCTTCACACCATTGTCCTATCCGTTCAAGCTAGCCCTCGCCCCGATGAGAAATCTTGGGTGAACGGGCGCTGGACGCTAGGTGATGCTACCTGCCGCTTTCATGCCGGCTCAGAACTTGTGCGCTGCGCTGTATCTCCATCTGGACCCTGTCATGGCTGTCGGTTTTATGAGCCTGCCATCGGTCAATCTTGA
- the crtH gene encoding carotenoid isomerase, producing MSDAVQPPSDALEAGLSLEAIAQETFDVIVVGSGIGGLVTATQLAAKGAKVLVLERYLIPGGSAGYFERQGYRFDVGASMIFGFGDRGTTNLLTRALEAVGMSLETIPDPVQIHYHLPDQLKIRVHRDYEAFIQELTQAFPHEAQGIRRFYDECWAVFNCLNAMELLSLEELGYLTRVFFQHPFACLGLVKYLPQNVGDIARRYISDPVLLKFIDIECYCWSVVPADLTPMINAGMVFSDRHYGGINYPKGGVGKIAEKLVEGLEKAGSRILYRARVNEIVVEQGRAVGVRLASGEVLRAKRIVSNATRWDTFEKLMPATPLPPKEARWQQRYRKSPSFLSLHLGVRADVVPADADCHHIIVDDWQQMEDAYGTLFLSIPTLLDPDLAPPGHHIFHSFTPCWIEDWQGLSPSDYEAKKEAIAADMIQRLETIFPGLSAALDYQEIGTPRTHRRFLGRDDGTYGPIPSKKLLGLLGMPFNRTSIPGLYCVGDSTFPGQGLNAVAFSGFACGHRVAVDLGF from the coding sequence ATGTCAGATGCGGTTCAGCCCCCCTCCGATGCCCTTGAAGCCGGTCTGTCTCTGGAGGCGATCGCTCAGGAAACTTTTGATGTGATTGTGGTTGGCTCTGGGATTGGCGGATTGGTGACGGCCACCCAGCTAGCTGCCAAGGGCGCGAAGGTGCTGGTGCTAGAGCGCTACCTGATTCCCGGTGGCAGTGCTGGCTATTTTGAACGCCAAGGCTATCGGTTTGACGTCGGCGCATCGATGATTTTTGGGTTTGGCGATCGCGGCACCACCAACCTGCTCACCCGCGCCCTAGAGGCCGTGGGCATGAGCCTAGAAACCATTCCCGACCCGGTGCAGATCCATTACCATCTGCCCGACCAGCTCAAGATCCGCGTCCATCGCGACTACGAAGCCTTCATCCAAGAACTCACCCAGGCCTTTCCCCACGAAGCTCAGGGTATTCGCCGCTTCTACGACGAATGCTGGGCGGTCTTCAACTGCCTCAACGCCATGGAGCTGCTGTCCCTCGAAGAACTGGGCTACCTCACCCGCGTATTTTTTCAGCATCCCTTCGCCTGCCTGGGCTTGGTGAAGTATCTGCCCCAAAATGTGGGCGATATTGCCCGCCGTTACATTAGCGATCCGGTGCTGCTGAAGTTCATTGACATTGAATGCTACTGCTGGTCAGTCGTACCCGCCGATCTAACACCGATGATCAACGCGGGCATGGTGTTTAGCGATCGCCACTATGGCGGCATCAACTACCCCAAAGGCGGCGTGGGCAAAATTGCCGAGAAGTTAGTGGAAGGGCTAGAGAAAGCCGGTAGCCGCATTCTGTATCGAGCCAGGGTCAACGAGATTGTTGTAGAGCAAGGCCGGGCCGTAGGTGTACGCCTAGCCTCAGGAGAGGTGCTGCGGGCGAAGCGCATCGTCTCCAACGCTACCCGCTGGGACACCTTCGAAAAACTGATGCCCGCCACGCCCCTGCCACCCAAAGAAGCCCGCTGGCAGCAGCGCTATCGCAAGTCTCCCAGTTTCCTGAGTTTACACCTGGGCGTCAGAGCCGATGTGGTTCCCGCCGATGCCGACTGCCATCACATCATCGTGGACGACTGGCAGCAGATGGAAGACGCCTACGGCACCCTATTTCTGTCCATCCCCACCCTGCTGGATCCCGACCTCGCACCGCCGGGGCACCACATTTTCCATAGCTTCACCCCCTGCTGGATTGAAGATTGGCAAGGACTATCACCCAGTGACTACGAGGCCAAGAAAGAAGCGATCGCTGCCGATATGATCCAGCGCTTGGAAACCATTTTCCCCGGTCTTTCCGCCGCCTTGGACTATCAAGAAATCGGCACCCCCCGCACCCACCGTCGCTTCCTGGGACGAGACGATGGCACCTACGGCCCGATTCCCTCCAAGAAACTCCTGGGTCTATTGGGGATGCCGTTTAACCGCACATCAATTCCGGGGCTGTACTGCGTGGGAGATAGTACCTTTCCAGGACAGGGGCTGAATGCGGTGGCGTTTTCCGGCTTTGCCTGTGGGCATCGGGTGGCGGTAGATCTAGGCTTTTAG
- a CDS encoding EAL domain-containing protein, which yields MHHDRSRFSLFTSVVLYAIASSAWLLGSDRLLAWMLQQPSRHGFVQALTDLSWIGFSCLYIIWLMRRDRFRPTPIQLVVTTANKKDSSPELAAPEPHAASQVSPHDAQLYADLQQAIQRQEFRLCYQPIVLLTSEDLVGFEALIRWRHPTDGERSPVQFMPLVETTDLTAVIDAWVLEEACRQMKWWQQHYPIARSLVVSVNLSGQQFCQPNLVTWVQSVLDRTGLPAKNLKLEVTETTLMKDAQLAVELLEQLNQMGVKLSIDDFGTGYSSLSYLYRFPMDTLKIDRSFLNHIDVDGEQVELVRTILMLAWNLGLDTIAEGIETPMQLAQLKSLRCTYGQGFLFSEPLEASEMGKFLKKCQQANHL from the coding sequence ATGCACCACGATAGATCACGTTTCTCCCTCTTCACATCCGTTGTGCTCTATGCGATCGCCAGCAGTGCCTGGTTGCTCGGCAGCGATCGCCTCCTTGCCTGGATGCTGCAGCAGCCCAGCCGTCATGGCTTTGTTCAAGCATTGACCGACCTAAGCTGGATCGGGTTCAGTTGTCTCTATATCATCTGGCTCATGAGGCGCGATCGCTTCCGCCCCACGCCCATTCAGCTTGTAGTCACTACCGCCAACAAGAAAGATTCTAGCCCTGAGCTAGCGGCACCAGAACCCCATGCTGCCTCCCAAGTCAGTCCCCATGATGCACAGCTCTATGCGGACTTACAGCAAGCGATCCAGCGACAAGAGTTTCGCCTCTGCTATCAGCCCATCGTGCTGCTAACCAGTGAAGACCTCGTTGGATTTGAAGCCCTGATTCGATGGCGACATCCTACAGATGGGGAGCGATCGCCAGTGCAGTTTATGCCCCTAGTGGAAACAACCGATCTAACAGCCGTCATTGATGCCTGGGTGCTAGAAGAAGCCTGTCGGCAAATGAAATGGTGGCAGCAGCATTACCCGATCGCCCGATCGCTGGTGGTTAGCGTCAATCTATCCGGTCAACAGTTTTGCCAGCCCAATCTGGTTACGTGGGTTCAATCTGTTTTGGATCGCACCGGACTACCCGCCAAAAACCTTAAGCTGGAAGTCACCGAAACCACCCTGATGAAGGATGCTCAGCTTGCTGTAGAGTTGCTGGAGCAGCTCAATCAGATGGGCGTCAAGTTATCCATTGACGACTTCGGGACAGGCTACTCATCCTTGAGCTACCTCTACCGCTTTCCGATGGATACCCTGAAGATTGATCGATCTTTTCTCAACCACATTGACGTGGATGGAGAGCAGGTGGAACTGGTGCGCACCATCCTGATGTTGGCTTGGAATCTTGGTCTAGACACGATCGCCGAAGGTATCGAGACCCCGATGCAGCTTGCCCAGCTTAAATCCCTACGCTGCACTTACGGCCAGGGATTTCTCTTCTCGGAACCCCTAGAGGCATCCGAGATGGGCAAGTTTCTGAAAAAATGTCAGCAGGCAAACCATCTTTAG
- a CDS encoding YggT family protein yields MSQLIATSLINFLNFYTALLFIRILLTWFPTIDWSNPLLAALQQITDPFLNVFRSFIPPLGMIDISPMLAILALQLVRGLFISYAGPAML; encoded by the coding sequence ATGAGTCAACTAATCGCCACGTCTCTAATTAATTTCCTAAACTTCTACACCGCACTTCTATTCATCCGCATTCTGCTAACCTGGTTCCCCACCATCGACTGGAGCAACCCGCTGTTGGCGGCGCTGCAGCAGATCACCGATCCGTTTCTCAATGTCTTTCGCTCCTTCATTCCGCCCCTAGGCATGATTGACATCTCGCCCATGCTGGCGATTCTGGCGCTGCAGCTTGTGCGCGGTCTGTTCATTTCCTATGCCGGCCCAGCCATGCTTTAG
- the upp gene encoding uracil phosphoribosyltransferase, protein MTLQLRVYVPPHPLIQHWLAVARDQGTPSMLFRSAMTELGRWLTYEAIRDWLPTLDAQVQTPLASCPATFINPEVPVAVIPILRAGLSMLDGAQSLLPLASIYHIGLARNEETLEPSWYLNKLPERFDPNTRVLIPEPMLATGGTSMTVMAELVKRGVNPEWVRFISVVVAPTALQKLSAEYASLKIFTAAIDERLNDYGFIVPGLGDAGDRTFGTE, encoded by the coding sequence ATGACTCTGCAACTCCGGGTTTATGTTCCCCCCCATCCCTTAATTCAGCATTGGCTAGCGGTGGCCCGCGATCAGGGTACGCCATCGATGCTATTCCGCAGTGCGATGACCGAGCTAGGACGCTGGCTCACCTACGAGGCTATCCGCGATTGGTTGCCGACCCTCGATGCTCAGGTGCAAACGCCCTTGGCTTCCTGCCCGGCTACGTTCATTAATCCTGAGGTGCCCGTAGCGGTCATCCCCATTTTGCGGGCGGGGCTGTCGATGCTGGATGGAGCTCAGTCTCTATTGCCCTTGGCATCCATCTACCACATTGGTCTGGCCCGAAACGAAGAAACCCTCGAACCCAGTTGGTATCTCAACAAATTGCCGGAGCGGTTTGATCCTAATACCCGCGTGCTGATTCCAGAACCCATGCTGGCGACCGGCGGCACGAGTATGACGGTGATGGCAGAACTGGTGAAGCGAGGGGTGAATCCTGAGTGGGTGCGGTTTATCTCTGTGGTGGTTGCTCCCACGGCGCTGCAAAAGCTGAGCGCGGAATATGCGTCCTTAAAAATCTTTACCGCCGCCATTGATGAGCGTCTGAATGACTACGGTTTTATTGTTCCAGGGCTAGGTGATGCGGGCGATCGCACCTTTGGAACGGAGTAG